A genomic stretch from Telmatocola sphagniphila includes:
- a CDS encoding ISAs1 family transposase, whose translation MRRGFRSQRLGGRRSFRRDQDRLVPEVSPLPNGIPSHDTFGRVFRYLDTDAFEACFASWMAEICVGTDLLQVAIDGKTMRSSGGPGQKCLHVVSAFATANRVTLGQEAVDDKSNEITAIPELLKRLDIAGKIVTIDAMGCQKKIAEAVRERDADYLLAVKDNQPTLLAEIKAHYFKHLESGFADVPTTFCESTEKNRGRVEYRSCLVFSDVNFLSMKDDWKGLKTVVVVVTDRRENHKSASEIRYYICSRASDAPVLAKAVREHWTIENNLHWSLDVTFGDDDSRVRKDNGPQNFARIKRLALSIVANASGKESMAVKRLKACASDERRELIIREFLQL comes from the coding sequence TTGCGCCGCGGTTTCCGGAGCCAACGACTGGGTGGCCGTCGAAGCTTTCGGCGTGACCAAGATCGACTGGTTCCGGAAGTATCTCCCTTGCCCAACGGCATCCCGAGCCATGACACTTTCGGCCGAGTTTTCCGCTATCTGGACACGGATGCTTTCGAGGCCTGCTTCGCTTCATGGATGGCGGAAATCTGCGTCGGGACCGACCTGCTTCAGGTGGCGATCGACGGCAAGACGATGCGTTCGTCAGGCGGTCCGGGTCAGAAGTGCCTGCACGTGGTCAGCGCGTTTGCGACGGCCAACCGCGTGACGCTGGGCCAAGAGGCGGTGGACGATAAATCGAACGAGATCACCGCGATCCCGGAATTGCTGAAACGGCTGGACATTGCCGGAAAAATCGTGACTATCGACGCGATGGGCTGTCAAAAAAAAATCGCCGAGGCGGTGCGGGAACGGGACGCGGATTACCTGTTGGCGGTGAAGGACAATCAACCGACTCTCTTGGCCGAGATCAAGGCTCATTACTTCAAGCATTTGGAGTCCGGATTCGCCGATGTACCGACGACGTTCTGCGAATCGACGGAGAAGAATCGAGGCCGAGTGGAGTACCGTTCGTGCCTCGTGTTTTCGGACGTCAATTTCTTATCGATGAAGGACGATTGGAAAGGCTTGAAGACGGTGGTCGTGGTGGTGACCGACCGCCGAGAAAACCACAAGAGCGCGAGCGAAATCCGCTACTATATTTGCAGCCGAGCGTCGGACGCTCCGGTGTTGGCGAAAGCGGTCCGGGAACATTGGACGATCGAGAATAATTTGCATTGGTCCTTGGATGTGACATTCGGCGACGACGACAGCCGGGTTCGAAAAGATAACGGCCCTCAGAATTTCGCCAGGATTAAAAGGTTGGCTCTGAGCATAGTAGCGAATGCGAGCGGCAAGGAATCGATGGCAGTCAAACGACTGAAAGCCTGCGCCAGCGATGAACGCCGAGAATTAATTATTCGAGAATTCCTTCAGCTTTAA
- a CDS encoding efflux RND transporter permease subunit, translating into MLQRLIGWALENTLVVLLLTAVLIGFGAYSFKNVNVEAYPDPSPSIVEVISQYPGASAEEVERQVTIPLEITLAGMPDLKYTRTRSLFGLAHLRLQFEYGMEYTKARQEVLNRLANISQPLPNGVNAVISPTSPTGEIYRYTLSCPKEGGRDVYTLNDLKALQDWALEREFRRVPRIIDVTSAGGTVKRYEILPDPDRMRRYGVTLSQIQNAIANANMNSGGDVLLQGANAINVRNVGLYGGGSDPMQSKSVIAADPLKAAKILRSEDERRIRSIRGTVVTTYNNVPIRVEDLVEGGPLLNSIEIGQKGVVVSNQTRLGKVSLSTPKKDANKLDITREDGSVVWQDEDEKVQCIVLLRKGEDSLPALKAVKDKVAELNDPKTGTTLPGVKLEPYYDRTELIEITTETVQENLVVGISLVAVILLMFLGNVRVALIVAINIPLALLFAFSMLYARGKSANLLSIGAVDFGIIVDSSVIMAENIFRKLTSNEHSELTLKERIKQSSGEITRPLLFSTLIMVVAFIPLFAMKGAEGQLFGPMADTYAFALAGGLMLATILTPVLCRLFLGHIKEARDNFLVRTMKAVYLHILDYMLALRWFFILGMLAFLAFTIVYAKDHLGREFMPELEEGNLWVRGMFPRNATLDTVANGSREARKVMMKYPEIDAIANQMGRPDDGTDPEGFYKSEFFVPLKPRGEWPAVKQTEGWMSHFNGTRPRTKTELIEEMTSDLRKATPGVDWNFSQNIRDNVMESISGVKGDNSVKIFGPDLEELEKLAAQVEKRLRDIQGIEDVGTMNVMGQPNLEIPWDPVKCQQWGVSVADLQNVVQTAVGGQAFSTMIEGEKRFDISLRFPKPLRDNVHSILNIPVDVINNQVFSGWQPQIGSNRGIGQSVGLAPNGTQNLGPALTGSQFNGTTNYFGNTPRVPLGKLVTPFVDSNGEQGKDGSFVRPGASMIFREQGKRMIAVKFSVRNRDLAGAVEEAKAKTADLINAPYRTEWSGEFEQMQDAEARLMLIIPMALLMIFVLLYMAFNSLLDAIVVLSNVVALTVGGIWALILTETNFSTSAAVGFVSLFGVAIMGGLLMVSYFNALRAHGVPLREAILEGAEKRLRPVVMTAMTAILGLLPAALALRPAWDHTGHFRFIEPIGVQTQRPLAIVVVGGMITSLLLTQYLMPVLYSFYGHREPPQGSGSMAH; encoded by the coding sequence ATGCTTCAGCGTCTCATCGGTTGGGCTCTCGAAAATACACTCGTAGTGCTGCTCCTGACTGCGGTATTGATCGGTTTTGGCGCATATTCGTTCAAGAACGTCAATGTCGAAGCGTACCCGGATCCTTCTCCTTCGATCGTCGAGGTGATTTCGCAGTATCCGGGTGCAAGTGCGGAAGAAGTCGAACGGCAGGTGACCATTCCACTGGAAATCACCCTCGCTGGGATGCCCGATCTGAAATATACCCGAACCCGTTCGCTGTTCGGTCTGGCTCACCTGCGTCTGCAATTCGAATATGGCATGGAGTACACCAAAGCTCGACAGGAAGTTCTCAATCGTCTGGCGAACATTTCTCAACCGCTACCCAACGGCGTCAACGCAGTCATTTCTCCCACCAGCCCCACGGGCGAAATTTACCGCTACACCTTGAGCTGCCCCAAAGAAGGTGGCCGGGATGTCTACACCTTGAATGATTTGAAAGCTCTTCAAGACTGGGCACTGGAACGAGAATTTCGGCGGGTGCCGCGAATTATCGACGTGACCAGTGCCGGTGGCACCGTCAAACGTTATGAGATTCTTCCCGATCCCGATCGGATGCGACGCTACGGCGTGACCCTCTCGCAGATTCAGAATGCTATCGCTAACGCCAATATGAACAGCGGCGGCGATGTGCTGCTGCAAGGGGCGAATGCCATCAACGTTCGTAACGTGGGTCTCTATGGGGGCGGGTCCGATCCGATGCAGTCCAAAAGTGTGATCGCGGCTGATCCGCTCAAGGCCGCGAAGATTCTCCGATCCGAAGACGAACGGCGTATTCGATCAATCCGCGGAACTGTGGTAACCACCTACAACAACGTGCCGATTCGGGTCGAAGATCTGGTCGAAGGCGGTCCTCTGCTGAACAGCATTGAAATCGGCCAGAAAGGGGTAGTGGTCAGTAATCAGACCAGACTGGGTAAAGTGAGTCTCAGTACGCCGAAGAAAGATGCGAACAAACTCGACATCACTCGTGAAGACGGTTCGGTCGTCTGGCAGGATGAAGACGAAAAAGTTCAGTGCATCGTACTACTCCGGAAAGGCGAAGACTCTTTGCCCGCTCTGAAAGCCGTGAAAGATAAAGTTGCGGAATTGAATGATCCCAAAACCGGGACGACTCTGCCCGGGGTCAAACTGGAACCTTACTACGACCGAACAGAACTCATCGAAATCACCACCGAGACCGTACAGGAAAATCTTGTCGTTGGAATCAGTCTGGTCGCCGTGATTCTGTTGATGTTCCTCGGAAATGTTCGCGTAGCTCTGATTGTGGCGATCAATATTCCATTGGCATTGCTGTTTGCCTTCTCGATGCTCTATGCTCGGGGCAAGTCAGCAAATCTTCTGTCTATCGGGGCAGTCGACTTCGGAATTATCGTGGACTCCTCAGTGATCATGGCGGAAAACATCTTCCGTAAACTCACTTCCAATGAACACTCCGAATTAACACTAAAAGAGCGAATCAAACAGTCCAGCGGTGAAATCACGCGTCCACTGCTGTTTTCGACTCTGATTATGGTCGTGGCCTTTATCCCTCTTTTTGCCATGAAGGGGGCCGAGGGGCAACTCTTCGGGCCAATGGCCGATACTTACGCATTTGCTCTGGCGGGAGGGCTTATGCTGGCCACCATCTTGACTCCCGTCCTCTGCCGGTTATTTCTCGGTCATATCAAAGAAGCCCGGGACAACTTTCTGGTCCGTACCATGAAGGCCGTCTACCTTCACATTCTCGACTATATGCTGGCCCTGCGCTGGTTCTTCATCTTGGGCATGCTGGCCTTTCTGGCCTTCACAATCGTTTATGCCAAGGATCATTTGGGTCGCGAATTCATGCCGGAACTGGAAGAGGGGAATCTCTGGGTACGCGGTATGTTCCCTCGAAATGCTACCCTCGATACGGTTGCCAATGGCTCGCGAGAAGCGCGCAAAGTGATGATGAAATATCCGGAAATCGATGCCATAGCCAATCAAATGGGGCGCCCGGACGACGGTACCGACCCCGAAGGTTTCTATAAGTCGGAATTTTTCGTTCCCTTGAAGCCGCGCGGTGAATGGCCTGCCGTCAAGCAAACCGAGGGTTGGATGTCCCACTTCAACGGTACGCGACCCAGAACCAAGACCGAATTGATCGAAGAAATGACGTCGGATCTACGTAAAGCCACACCTGGGGTCGACTGGAACTTTTCGCAGAACATTCGCGACAACGTGATGGAATCGATCTCGGGAGTTAAAGGTGATAATTCTGTCAAAATTTTCGGCCCCGATCTGGAAGAACTCGAAAAATTGGCCGCGCAGGTCGAGAAGAGACTCCGAGATATTCAGGGTATCGAAGACGTCGGCACGATGAACGTCATGGGACAGCCCAACCTGGAAATCCCCTGGGATCCCGTAAAGTGCCAGCAATGGGGAGTCAGCGTCGCCGATCTGCAAAACGTGGTGCAAACTGCCGTTGGGGGTCAGGCATTCTCGACGATGATCGAAGGGGAAAAGCGATTCGACATCAGCCTTCGATTCCCCAAACCGCTTCGAGATAACGTTCATTCGATCCTGAACATTCCCGTCGATGTCATCAACAATCAGGTTTTCAGCGGCTGGCAGCCTCAGATCGGCTCTAATCGGGGGATTGGCCAATCCGTAGGTCTAGCACCCAACGGCACGCAGAATCTTGGGCCCGCCTTGACGGGCAGCCAGTTCAACGGCACCACGAATTATTTCGGAAATACGCCACGAGTTCCACTTGGTAAACTGGTGACACCTTTTGTGGATTCCAACGGCGAGCAGGGGAAAGACGGTAGCTTCGTACGTCCCGGGGCCTCAATGATCTTCCGGGAGCAGGGCAAACGCATGATTGCAGTTAAATTCAGCGTGCGAAATCGCGACCTGGCAGGTGCCGTGGAGGAAGCGAAGGCCAAGACTGCCGATCTCATTAACGCACCTTACCGCACGGAATGGAGCGGTGAGTTTGAGCAGATGCAAGACGCCGAAGCGCGTCTGATGTTAATTATCCCGATGGCTCTCCTGATGATTTTCGTGCTGCTTTACATGGCATTCAATTCCCTCTTGGATGCGATTGTGGTGCTATCGAACGTGGTAGCTCTTACTGTCGGTGGCATCTGGGCTTTGATCCTGACCGAAACGAACTTCAGCACTTCCGCCGCCGTGGGGTTTGTGTCGCTGTTTGGCGTGGCGATCATGGGCGGTCTTCTGATGGTCTCTTACTTCAATGCTTTACGGGCTCACGGAGTTCCTTTGCGGGAAGCCATTCTGGAAGGGGCAGAAAAACGTCTTCGCCCGGTCGTTATGACGGCCATGACCGCCATTCTCGGGTTGCTCCCGGCGGCCTTGGCACTTCGACCGGCCTGGGATCACACCGGGCACTTCCGCTTCATTGAACCGATCGGCGTGCAAACTCAGCGCCCACTCGCGATCGTAGTTGTGGGAGGGATGATCACTTCACTGCTCTTAACGCAGTATCTGATGCCGGTGCTTTACAGCTTCTACGGGCATCGCGAACCGCCGCAGGGTTCGGGCAGCATGGCACACTAA
- a CDS encoding efflux RND transporter periplasmic adaptor subunit, giving the protein MAENKRSIGTWLKRGLKPAIFVALVVAVCFNWSWLTEKYESLKPKTVTAEKHEEPKSLVELARDKEGKVIKDAIILDKELLTSPRFTLAKVEDSPAPEALKLPGTTILDPNRLARVHSLFAGQITKIGLKGDSSSTSERLSIVPENGLRPGDYVKKGQILAVVFCKDIGEKKSELVDQTSQMMADKRVLERYLSVETGIVSLNQLTTAIRSFMQDVIAVGRAERTLRSWQLTEEEIAAVKREAERMDFLNKEVERLKGDKAPVIKLPDSKGVADLEVERSWAEVAIRAPFDGKIVEKNVTIGDIVDPTVDLFKIAKLDRLQVLVHAYEEDLFKIQQLERISRWDETYPTNNSPGVEMEKEIAAKHRSWRITFQANPAAGEEVGAFDKLGSVIDPAQHTGTITGWVDNLKGNHFVGEAVSAAINLLPDPDLVAVPTEAIVEDNDGPVVFVKTGADNEFTRRIVSVAVRGREKIFLRKVPSTKDQKNGAEAIKPGEIVVQRGALELAGELQNLQSQSDKK; this is encoded by the coding sequence ATGGCTGAGAACAAGCGTTCTATTGGAACTTGGCTCAAACGGGGTCTAAAGCCGGCGATTTTCGTGGCCCTGGTGGTAGCGGTTTGTTTCAACTGGTCGTGGCTCACTGAAAAATACGAATCATTGAAGCCGAAAACCGTAACCGCGGAAAAGCACGAAGAACCAAAATCGCTGGTTGAGCTGGCTCGAGATAAAGAAGGCAAAGTTATCAAGGATGCCATCATTCTCGATAAGGAACTGCTCACTAGCCCAAGATTCACCCTGGCCAAGGTGGAAGATTCCCCCGCTCCCGAAGCGCTGAAACTCCCGGGCACCACGATTCTCGATCCGAATCGATTAGCTCGAGTTCACAGCCTGTTTGCGGGTCAAATCACCAAAATCGGTCTGAAAGGCGACAGCTCCAGTACCTCCGAACGGCTTTCTATAGTTCCGGAGAATGGCTTGCGTCCCGGCGATTACGTGAAAAAGGGTCAGATCCTGGCCGTCGTGTTCTGCAAGGATATCGGCGAAAAGAAAAGCGAACTGGTCGATCAAACTTCGCAAATGATGGCCGACAAGCGAGTTCTGGAGCGATATCTGTCGGTTGAAACGGGCATTGTGTCCCTGAATCAATTAACCACGGCCATTCGCTCCTTCATGCAGGATGTGATTGCCGTGGGGCGGGCGGAACGCACACTGCGTTCCTGGCAGTTGACCGAGGAAGAGATTGCCGCCGTGAAGCGGGAAGCCGAGAGAATGGATTTTCTGAACAAGGAAGTCGAACGGCTCAAAGGCGATAAAGCCCCCGTGATAAAACTGCCGGATAGCAAAGGCGTGGCGGATCTCGAAGTCGAACGAAGCTGGGCGGAAGTCGCTATTCGAGCCCCTTTCGATGGAAAAATTGTCGAGAAGAATGTGACGATCGGCGATATCGTCGATCCGACGGTGGATCTTTTTAAAATCGCTAAACTGGATCGGCTGCAAGTGCTGGTTCACGCCTATGAAGAAGATCTTTTCAAAATTCAACAGTTGGAGCGAATCTCGCGTTGGGACGAAACCTACCCGACCAACAATAGCCCGGGTGTGGAAATGGAAAAAGAAATTGCCGCCAAGCACCGCAGCTGGCGAATCACCTTCCAGGCTAATCCCGCCGCTGGCGAGGAAGTCGGCGCCTTCGATAAACTGGGGTCTGTGATCGATCCCGCTCAGCACACCGGTACCATCACCGGCTGGGTCGATAATTTGAAGGGCAACCATTTCGTGGGCGAAGCGGTTTCGGCTGCAATCAACCTGCTACCCGATCCCGATCTGGTTGCAGTACCTACCGAAGCGATAGTCGAGGATAATGATGGTCCCGTCGTGTTCGTAAAAACGGGAGCTGACAATGAATTCACTCGTCGAATCGTGTCAGTGGCCGTTCGCGGTCGCGAAAAGATTTTTCTGCGGAAGGTTCCTTCGACCAAAGATCAGAAGAACGGCGCGGAAGCAATCAAACCGGGCGAAATCGTCGTTCAGCGGGGAGCCCTGGAACTCGCTGGAGAGTTGCAGAACCTGCAATCGCAAAGCGACAAGAAATAA
- a CDS encoding TolC family protein → MYSLIRKGLLAASAGAIGVGCAQVPRANTSAPEIPTATTSLKPALSSASAQVPPSVAGTTTAPVVASSGAKPAAVLVEQPIGMKTQLPAASDIRQTSFLQTEVKSLVDASKSNQPLTLEYFENLADQMNPIMKRDRAAIDSSKGSAIQAGVMPNPQFNANNPFTYNGRNTTLNAGFTQEIPVMGKKRLDQAAANEATRQAELTYKQNRLSLLAQVRQQYYQVLIDQKRIEVLKEIVEIVKKSYETVEKIKKAGDKATYDVLALKVDYDTTRAKLKNAEAILDGDRKQLESLVGVPGCVTGTLIGNVTGPYPVFDEKAVLLFVTQEHTQIKAAQSVVQQNRLLQRRAEIDPYPNPTIGPAYQFGLVPGQQNTDQFWLNLSFTIPVWDRNQGNIRAARANVSSSIENIDSIRLTLVNQAENLLSQYLAAKETVDSFEKGILADSKEAARLIKAGLDNGIFDFATYLQIQRTAIQANSDYIDALQNLWTNAAQLSGLMQMEKFP, encoded by the coding sequence ATGTACAGCCTGATTCGAAAAGGATTGCTGGCCGCCTCAGCAGGTGCCATCGGCGTGGGATGCGCACAAGTGCCGCGAGCCAACACCTCCGCTCCGGAGATCCCGACGGCCACCACATCCTTGAAGCCGGCTCTCTCGTCCGCTTCTGCACAAGTACCCCCTTCGGTGGCCGGAACCACCACTGCCCCAGTGGTTGCCAGCTCGGGTGCAAAACCCGCCGCCGTGCTGGTCGAGCAACCTATCGGCATGAAAACTCAGCTTCCGGCGGCGAGCGATATCCGGCAAACCAGCTTCCTGCAGACGGAAGTGAAGAGTTTGGTCGATGCTTCAAAAAGCAATCAACCTCTGACGCTCGAGTATTTCGAAAATCTGGCCGATCAGATGAACCCGATCATGAAGCGGGACCGGGCGGCCATCGACTCTTCCAAAGGATCGGCAATTCAGGCCGGTGTGATGCCCAATCCGCAATTCAACGCCAATAATCCGTTCACCTATAACGGCCGCAATACCACGTTGAACGCCGGTTTCACCCAGGAAATTCCCGTGATGGGTAAGAAGCGGCTCGATCAGGCCGCGGCCAACGAAGCGACTCGACAGGCGGAATTGACCTATAAGCAAAATCGGCTGTCCCTGCTCGCTCAAGTCCGGCAGCAGTATTATCAGGTGCTGATCGATCAGAAGCGCATCGAAGTTCTGAAAGAGATCGTGGAAATCGTTAAGAAATCGTACGAGACCGTGGAGAAGATCAAGAAGGCGGGGGATAAAGCGACCTACGATGTTCTGGCTTTGAAAGTCGATTACGATACCACGCGAGCGAAGCTGAAAAATGCGGAAGCCATTCTCGATGGCGATCGCAAGCAACTCGAATCTCTTGTCGGTGTGCCCGGTTGTGTGACTGGCACGCTGATCGGAAATGTCACGGGGCCTTATCCTGTATTCGATGAAAAAGCGGTGCTGCTATTCGTCACTCAGGAGCACACTCAGATCAAGGCGGCCCAGTCGGTCGTACAGCAAAATCGTTTACTGCAACGCCGAGCGGAGATCGATCCATACCCGAATCCCACCATTGGGCCAGCCTACCAGTTTGGCCTGGTGCCCGGTCAACAAAATACCGATCAGTTCTGGTTGAATCTGAGCTTTACGATTCCAGTATGGGATCGCAACCAGGGGAATATTCGGGCCGCTCGGGCAAACGTCTCCTCGTCCATCGAGAATATCGATTCAATTCGTCTGACGTTGGTTAACCAGGCTGAGAATCTCCTGAGCCAGTATCTGGCGGCCAAGGAGACGGTGGATAGCTTCGAAAAGGGTATTCTGGCAGACTCTAAAGAGGCGGCCCGTCTGATAAAAGCCGGCCTGGATAACGGTATCTTTGACTTCGCCACTTATCTGCAGATTCAACGAACGGCCATTCAGGCTAATAGCGACTACATTGATGCCCTGCAGAATCTTTGGACAAACGCTGCCCAGCTTTCAGGCTTAATGCAGATGGAGAAGTTTCCTTAA
- a CDS encoding Lpg1974 family pore-forming outer membrane protein, producing the protein MRTWLISLCALASLSEAVAPPSALAQTLNTPAPTVNNTTAISNGLPVIPAAPTNQTQTPLQSSPPAAAGMGNTSSALPPTNTSWLMNAQIPPSPPWGPVLIDSSEVSSWYGGFEIGFLKPKLFTSLTTPAAFNGPVISQTVSSIDWAGAPKLTAGYRLSEGMGELQLSYRLLASSGSETLGVYDTAGPGLIRSRLNANTIDLDYVAPEFLGEGRETSHSYFRYLSFGIGLRVATLYFDTQGAGRQLLNQDISSMFTGIGPRTFVEWNPALTDNGLALHTRLEASGVVGSIDQKFYQTALNAGMPQAAAYNTGSHNTGVGIGSFEAGLTYTPLGFENRLRFTLAYSLEQWWNVNTDDSKAKLFLQGIVARAEFSY; encoded by the coding sequence ATGCGCACCTGGCTAATTTCTCTATGTGCTCTCGCTTCATTGAGCGAGGCGGTGGCTCCGCCGAGTGCTCTGGCCCAGACTCTCAATACGCCAGCACCCACCGTTAACAATACAACGGCCATATCGAACGGCTTGCCGGTAATTCCCGCGGCCCCGACCAATCAAACTCAAACTCCCTTGCAGTCGTCCCCGCCCGCGGCGGCGGGAATGGGTAACACCTCCAGTGCACTGCCGCCCACCAATACCAGTTGGTTGATGAACGCTCAGATTCCCCCTTCACCGCCCTGGGGACCGGTTCTGATCGACAGTTCGGAAGTCTCCAGCTGGTACGGCGGGTTTGAAATTGGATTCCTGAAACCAAAACTGTTCACTTCGCTGACGACGCCAGCTGCGTTCAACGGCCCGGTGATTTCTCAGACGGTATCCAGTATCGACTGGGCCGGTGCCCCCAAGCTGACCGCCGGGTACCGGCTCTCGGAGGGAATGGGCGAACTGCAGCTCAGCTACCGCCTCTTAGCCTCTTCGGGAAGCGAGACGCTGGGCGTTTACGATACCGCCGGACCGGGGCTGATTCGCAGCCGGTTGAATGCAAATACCATCGATCTCGATTACGTAGCCCCCGAATTTCTGGGTGAAGGACGCGAAACTTCGCACAGTTACTTCCGCTACTTGAGCTTCGGCATCGGTTTGCGAGTGGCAACACTCTACTTCGATACGCAGGGGGCCGGACGACAACTGCTGAATCAGGATATCAGCAGCATGTTCACCGGTATCGGACCGCGAACTTTCGTCGAATGGAATCCTGCGCTGACTGACAACGGCCTCGCTCTCCATACCCGTTTGGAAGCGAGTGGGGTGGTCGGCTCGATCGATCAGAAGTTTTACCAGACCGCTTTGAATGCCGGGATGCCGCAAGCGGCCGCTTATAACACTGGCAGCCATAACACCGGGGTCGGCATCGGCAGCTTTGAAGCGGGTTTGACCTATACGCCTCTGGGGTTTGAGAATCGCCTGCGCTTCACGCTCGCCTACAGCCTGGAACAATGGTGGAACGTTAACACCGACGACTCGAAAGCAAAGCTGTTTCTGCAAGGAATCGTAGCCCGAGCGGAGTTCTCCTATTAA
- a CDS encoding tetratricopeptide repeat protein, whose product MRYIPLLVLLLLPAYCQAGVYYSKEIYADLPANFRGFLLDHRALRTIGITPTDKFPATLQREQYEAAAKQLRELAKSRSLSAEEAADLGAVLIRLNRLTEALDWLREAARQHPKNFAIAANLGTAWQLTGDLNQAEKQLEESVRLAPEKWKPYEATHLKLIRLRKAKATPRDNFFGIDFTGSLNRPTAGQIDPEQKKKLPANDVALIEQLALWLPSDGPLLWQMAELANAHGDVRTAASIIEGCVSEFGMGQGDIRERRRIYKEAADEIAKLPDSEHAKFRSDIKFLSARPLVRRINPANLPEIKKGAINLLPWPALGETTIQKPFKIQYLPYLEKLDGTTVTITGFEFSTAEAVEINNFLLLEFPIGCWFCESPEPTGLIQVELAAGKATTLQRGPVQVVGKLVLNKNDPEDYVFTLKDAKVKAVD is encoded by the coding sequence ATGCGCTATATTCCTCTACTTGTCCTGCTTCTACTTCCCGCCTACTGTCAGGCCGGCGTCTACTATTCCAAAGAGATCTATGCTGATCTTCCCGCCAATTTTCGGGGGTTCCTGCTCGACCATCGGGCGCTGCGGACCATCGGCATCACCCCCACAGATAAATTCCCTGCGACTCTTCAGCGGGAACAATACGAAGCCGCCGCAAAACAGTTGAGGGAACTAGCCAAGTCTCGCAGTCTCTCCGCCGAGGAAGCGGCCGATCTGGGTGCGGTACTGATCCGACTCAATCGATTGACCGAGGCTCTGGATTGGTTGCGGGAGGCCGCTCGACAGCATCCTAAAAACTTCGCCATCGCAGCGAATCTGGGTACGGCGTGGCAATTAACCGGGGATTTGAATCAGGCCGAGAAGCAATTGGAGGAATCCGTTCGCCTGGCTCCGGAGAAATGGAAACCTTATGAAGCGACCCATCTGAAACTGATCCGGCTGCGAAAAGCGAAAGCGACCCCTCGAGATAACTTTTTCGGCATAGACTTTACCGGTAGCTTAAATCGTCCCACGGCGGGACAAATCGACCCGGAACAAAAGAAGAAACTACCCGCCAACGACGTCGCCCTGATCGAACAGCTTGCTCTCTGGCTCCCTTCGGATGGCCCACTTCTCTGGCAAATGGCCGAGTTAGCGAACGCGCACGGCGATGTGCGAACCGCGGCCAGCATCATAGAAGGTTGCGTCAGCGAGTTTGGCATGGGGCAGGGGGATATCCGCGAACGGCGGCGTATCTACAAGGAAGCCGCCGACGAGATCGCTAAATTACCCGATTCGGAACATGCGAAATTCCGGTCCGATATCAAGTTCCTGAGTGCTCGTCCTCTCGTGCGCCGAATCAATCCGGCGAACTTACCGGAGATTAAAAAAGGAGCCATCAATCTCCTGCCTTGGCCGGCCTTGGGAGAGACGACCATCCAAAAGCCTTTCAAAATTCAGTATCTTCCCTATCTTGAAAAATTAGACGGGACGACGGTGACGATCACCGGTTTTGAGTTCAGCACCGCCGAGGCCGTGGAAATCAATAATTTCCTGCTTCTGGAATTTCCGATAGGGTGCTGGTTCTGTGAAAGTCCGGAGCCGACCGGGTTAATCCAAGTTGAATTAGCGGCCGGCAAGGCGACCACATTGCAGCGCGGGCCGGTGCAAGTGGTGGGCAAACTGGTACTTAATAAAAATGATCCCGAAGACTACGTTTTCACGCTGAAGGATGCGAAAGTCAAAGCGGTCGACTAA